The Mesorhizobium sp. INR15 region CAAGTGCTGCCACCGGCGGCATGACAAAGAACGGCGAGATGACGAGGATGCGCACGATGCCTTGTCCCCACATCGGCTGATCAATCAGAAGCGCCAGCAGGATGCCGCCGATCACCGTGATCAGGAGCACGCTGACCACGAGGACAAGCGTGTTGAGGATCGACTGCAGGAAGGCCGGGTTGGAATAGAACAGCGCATAGTTCGAGAGGCCGACGAAGCCATCCCGAACCGGGTTGAGCGGATTGTACTGCTGGAAGGAGAACCACAAGGTGAGTGCCAGCGGAACAACCATCCACACCAGCAGCAGCACCACGGATGGCGCCATCATGAAACGGGCAAGCGAACGGGTCTGCTGAGTAGCCATGACGGTCACCCTTCAATGGTCAGACTGAATTTTCAAAGACTATCAAAAAGGCGGCCGCCCGAACTGGGACTCGGGCGGCCGTTGCCGGTCAGGAAGGCGACCGGCATTCGGCACCGGGAGGAGCCTACTTGATATAACCGCCCTCGGTCATTGCCGCTGTGGCAGCGTCCTGGGCCTGCTTCAAGGCATCGTCGACGCTCGACTGGCCGGCAAGTGCCGCCGAGAAGAGCTGGCCGACAGTGGTACCAAGTCCCTGAAACTCAGGAATGGCGACGAACTGCACACCGACATAAGGCACCGGCTTGACGGTCGGATGCGTCGGATCGGCTGCGTTGATGGAGTCCAGCGTCATCTTGGCGAAGGGAGCCGCCTTCTGGTAGTCGGCGTTGGCGTAGAGCGAGGAGCGCGTGCCCGGAGGAACGTTGGCCCAGCCTTCCTTGGCCGCGACGAGTTCGGCGTAGTGCTTGCTGGTTGCCCAGGCGACGAACTTCTCGGCCGCGGCCGCCTTCTGCGTGCCGGCGGGAATGGCAAGCGACCATGCCCACAGCCAGTTACCACGCTTGCCGAGGCCGTTGTCCGGGGCCAGCGCATAGCCGACCTTGTCGGCGACGGTGGAGTTCTTCGGGTCAGAGACGAAGGAGGCCGCCACGGTGGCGTCGATCCACATGCCGCACTTGCCCTGCTGGAACAGCGCCAGGTTTTCGTTGAAGCCGTTGGAGGAGGCGCCTTCCGGGCCGTCGGCCTTCATCAGGTCGACATAGAACTGCAGCGTCTTCTTCCACTCGGGCTGATCGAACTGCGGCTTCCAGTTCTCGTCGAACCAGCGTGCGCCGAAGGAGTTCGACATGGCGGTGAGGAAGGCCATGTTCTCGCCCCAGCCGGCCTTGCCACGCAGGCAGACGCCGTTAACGCCATTGGCGCGATCGGTCATCTTGTCGGCGGCCTGCCTGATGAAATCCCAGGTCGGCGCGTCGGGCATCTTCAGCCCAGCCTTGTCCATCAGGTCCTTGCGGTACATGACGAAGGAGCTCTCGCCGTAGAAGGGGGCGGCATATAGCTTGCCGTCGACCGAAAGGCCGCCGGCAATGGCCGGGATGATGTCCTTGGCGTCATAGTCGTCGCCGAGCTTGTCGAGCGGCAGAAGCCAGCTCTGCTTGGCCCAGATCGGCACTTCATAGGTGCCGATGGTCATCACGTCATACTGGCCGCCCTTGGTGGCGATATCGGTGGTGACGCGCTCGCGCAGCACGTTTTCTTCGAGCGTGACCCAGTTGAGGGTGACGTCGGGGTTAGCCTTGGTGAAGTCGTCAGTCAGCTTCTGCATGCGGACCATATCGCCATTGTTGACGGTGGCGATGGTGATGGATTCGGCATGTGCGGCGAACGCGAGTGCGCTTGTCGAGCACAAGCCCAGGATGAGCGTGCGAAGTTTCATCAAATTCCTCCCATGGACCAAGATGAGCATTTGCCTTGGCTTTGAGCAATTACTCACTTGGCGTTAATTATGTCAAGCCGGATTCGATGCTGCAGCGCAGCACTCGAACTGGCGCGGCGGCGAACAGCAGGTGGATATGGGAGCGGCCAAGACAGGCGCGGCGGTTCACCGCTCGCTATCCAGCGAGTCGATGAAATCAGCGTATCGAGAGCCTGACGGTCAGGAGGCGATCTCGGCGAGCAGCCAGTCGCGAAAGGCACGGATTTTCGGCACGTTGCGGCGCGCCTCCGGATAGACCAGCCAATAGGCGTGGCCATCGTCGCCGACCAGATCGAATGGCTGGACTAGGCGGCCGTCGGCGAGTTCCTGCTTGAACAGCGCCCTGGTCAGCACCGCCACGCCGTGGCCGGCGATGGCGGCATTGGCTTCATAGGCCTGCGCGCCCATGCGGCTGCTGGGCCGCTTGGCAAGGTCGTGGGTATGGACACCGGCGGCGGCGAACCATTCCTCCCACCAGATGTCACCGGGATCGAGGATCGGCAGGCGCAAGAGATCGGCCGGTTCCTTGACGCCGCCGATGCTTGCAGCGAGCTTCGGGCTCAGCATCGGCGTGAAGTCGGCGTCGAGCAGTTTGAAAGCCTCGAGGCCGGGCCATTTGCCGCCGCCCGAACGGATGGCGAGGTCGACATCCTCGCGGGCAAAGTCTGTCAGCCGGCTCGACGTGTCGAGCCGCACGGCAAGGGCGGGGTTGGCGATCTGGAATGAACCCAGGCGGTGCGCCAGCCAGTTCGAGGCGAATGTCAGCACCGTCGTGACGCAGAGCAGACCATCAGCGCCGGCGGGCCGATGCATAAGCCTCGCTCAGAAGATTGAAGGCCTCGCTGACCGCGGGGGAAAAGCGCCTGCCGGTTTCGGTCAGGGCGACTTGCCGTGGCTGGCGAAGGAACAGCGGCGTGCCGACGCGCTCCTCCAGCACCTTGATCTGGTAGCTCACCGCTGCCTGCGTCATGCCGAGTTCGCCGGCCGCCTTGGTGAAGGAGAGATGCCGCGCCACGGCTTCGAACACCCTGATCGCAGCGAGCGGCGGGAGCGGCGCGGTCTGTCGCGAACTGAGATCAGGCATAAGGCCTCCTTATGGGCCATGATTGATGTTTGATTGGCGAAGACCGCCGATGCACCCGACATTCAGCCTCAACCCTTCATTCGGGTTCAGGATAGCGGAGGTTGACGATCATGACCATGGCACCGGAAAAGTGCACGCCTACGCCGGATCATCGTTGGATTTCGTGGCTTGCCGATGGATTTGGCTGGTTTGCAGCCAGAAAGCGGGAGCGTCTGGACATCAGGGACCTGTCGCCGCATCTGCAGCGCGACCTCGGTTTCCTCGATGGCAACGATCCTTTCGGGCCGCGCGGATAACCCTGCTCAGCTTATGGGAAACAGGAACGGGCCTGTAGCGTGGGGCCCATGCAATGGAGCCGGCCCAACTTTGATTTGACAGGAGATGCGATGGCACAGCATGGCTGCGTCTCCCGGCCGCCATATGCCGGCGCCACGCAAACAGGGCCTCGATATGACGAGCGGCATCCACCACGTCACGCTGATCACCCGCGATGTCCAGGCCAATGTCGATTTCTATGTCGGCTTTCTTGGGCTCCGCCTTGTCAAGCGAACCGGCGGATACGAGGACGCCCGGCAGCTCCATCTGTTCTACGGCGACGAAACCGGTGCGCCGGGTTCGCTGGTCACCTTCCTGGTCTGGGAGGACGGTTCGCCGGGGCGGGTCGGGCACGGCCAGGTCGGTGAGTTCGCGCTCGCCATCGATGCCGCGAGCACCGGCTTCTGGCTCGAACGCGCCTTGCGCTTTCATGTTCCCGTGGAGGGGCCAACGCGCGAGTTCGGCGAGACCGTGCTGCGCCTTCGCGATCCGGATGGGGTCATCGTCAAGTTGGTCGGGACCGATCGGCCGGCAGCGGACCAGAGCTCCAGCGATATCCCGCTCCAGCACACGGTTCGCGGCATCAGGAGTGCGACGATCTACAGCGAAACCCCGGATCTGACGGCAAGCTTCATCCAGCAGTATTTTGGTTTCTCGCGCACCGCCCGGGAAGGGACCATCGAGCGGCTTGTCTCGCGGGCCGGCGACTGTATCGACATTCGCGACGCGACCGGCTTCTGGCCCGGGGTTCCCGGAACGGGTACGGCCGATCACGTAGCCTTTCGCGCTGCCGATATCGAAAAGCTGAACGGTGTGCATGATGCGCTTGGTTCGCTGAATTCGAGCGAGACCACCGTGCACGACCGCAAGTATTTTACCTCGCTCTATGTGCGGGAGCCGAGCGGAACGCTGCTTGAGCTTGCGACGGACGGCCCCGGCTTCGGTGTCGACGAACCGCCGGAGACACTGGGAACGCGTCTGTTCGTACCAGGCGATGCGACACAGGCCGACGACATCGCGGCGATGCTGCCGCAATTTTCAATGCCCGGTGATGAACGGATCATCTACCGCGACCTGCCCTTCGTTCACCGCTTCTTTGTGCCTGAGCAGCCCGATGGCAGCACTCTGGTCTTGCTGCACGGGACCGGCGGCAGCGAGGCCGACCTGATGCCGTTGGCCCGGCATGCCGCGCCACGGGCGACGCTGCTCGGGGTTCGGGGCCGCAGCACCGAGGAAGGCGTCAGCCGCTGGTTCCGGCGCACGTCGCCAACCGTCTTCGACCAGCAGGACATCCGCTCGGAAGCCGAGGCGTTCGCGGCGTTCGTTGCCGGTGCCAGCACCGCTTACGGGCTCGACGAAAACCGAACCGTTTTCGTCGGCTATTCCAATGGCGCTAATCTCCTCGCCGCCGTCATGGTCCTGCACCCCGGCCTTGTCAGAAACGCAGTCTTGCTTCGCGCCATCGCCGTGCTGGATGACATGCCGCCAGCGGATCTTTCCGGCAGCAAGGTCCTGATGCTGTCCGGGCGGTCAGATCCCTATCATTCGCCCGCGCTGGAGGCGACATTGCAAGCCGATGGCGCCGAGCTTGAAATCCACGCGATCGACGCCGGCCATGAACTAGTCGCGGCGGACCATCACACCATGGCGCAGTGGTTGGCCCGCATAGTCAGCTGACCCCGCACTGTCAGCTGACGTTGAGAAGGGCGGTGGCCGTCCGCTCGTCGGTGATGAGACCATTGACCAGGCGCCGGTTCACCGCCGCGAGGATGCCAGGTAGTTTGCGCTCACCCATGGCGAGCGCGATGACCAGCGACTTCTCGCGTGACGGCAAGGCTGCCGAAGACACCCGGTCATTGGTGATGCCTTCGATCATGCGGCCCTCGCGGTCATAGACCCAGCCGACGATCTCGGCGATGCCGCCGGCCTTTTGCAGCGCCTTCAGCTCAGCCTCCGAAATGAAGCCGTCCTCGTAGAGCGGCGCCTTCGGGCCGAGATCGCCGATGCCGATGAAGGTGACGTCGGCCTCGGCGGCAAGCGCCAAGGTCGGCTGGATCATCGGCTGGTTGAGCAGCATCTCGCGCTCTTCCGGCGACGAGGCGATGACCGGCAACGGCATCGGGAACGACCGCGCCTTGACCCTGTCGGCCATGGTAAAGATGACGTTGTAGAAGGCGGCGGAGCCGTCGGGCGAAATGTTGCCGGTCAAGGACACCACCTTGTGCTGCGGACATTCCATCGGCGGCAGTTGCTCGATCGCCGCCTTCAGCGTGCGCCCGGTGCCGATGGCCATGACGATCGGCGTCGGCGAGCGCAGCCGCCGCTCGATCTCCGCCGCCGCCGCCTCGGCGATGCCAATGGTGGTGGAGGATGAATTGGGATCGCTGGGCACGACTTCGACCAGGTCAAGCGCGAAACGGGATTTCAGCCGCGCCGCAAGTTCGAGGCAGTTGGCGATCGGATGATCGACGCGGACCTTGATCAGCCCTTCCGACACCGCCAGCGACACCAGCCGCTGCGCCGTCTGCCGTGAAATGCCGAGCGTCGCGGCGATCTGGTCCTGTGTGTTGCCGGCAACATAATAGAGCCAGCCGGCGCGCGCCGCGTCGTCCAACCTGTTGCTGCCGCCGTCCTGCCGGGTGTTCACGCCTTGCCTCCCACCGCCTGGTATCAAGGCGGACTGCTTAGTTTCGCAGGGATTGACCCGCCGCGCAATTGTCTATCGTGCGGGCAATTGCCTGCACCCTCCGGCGCTTTTCCGTGAGGCGGACTGTTACGTCCCCGAGCACAATCCCGATGGACCAGGAATGCCCCTGCCGTCAACGGCTCGCGGATAGCCGGCACTATGGTTTATCTCGCCGCCCAAACACTTTAAGGGATCGGAAAAGAGGATTTTTCCGATGACGCCGAAAGCGGTTTTCTGGGACATGGACGGCACGCTGGTCGACAGCGAGCCTCTGCACGAAGCAGCCCTTGTGGCAGCGATGCGCAATGCAGGCCTTGTCCCGCCGGACGATTTGCATGAACGTGTGCTCGGTGTCGCCGCCTGGCCGGTCTACGAAATGATGCGCGGCGAATTCGGCCTCGATCTTCCCTTCGACGACTGGATCCAGCGCAAATACGAGCACTATCTGCCGCTGGTCGAGCGGTTGCAGCCGCGCCCCGGCGCGATCGAGGTCTTCAACGAATTGCGCGCAAGGGGCGTGGCGCAGGCGGTGGTCTCGAATTCGGACCGGATGATCGTCGACGCCAATCTGCGCATGGTCGGACTGACCTATCCCGGCATGAGGACAATCAGCCGCAACGACGTGCGCGAAGGCAAGCCGCACCCCGAGCCGTTCCTGCGCGCTGCCTGGCTGGCCAATGTCGACCCCGCACAGGCCGTCGCGATCGACGACAGCTGGCCGGGCGCGATAGCCGGGCTGGCGGCGGGCATGAAGACGATCTTCTGGCCGGAAGCGCCGATGGCCGGACCGCCCGGCGCCGTTGTCATCAACAGCGCCGAGGAGTTGCGGGCTGAGCTAGGTGTGGAGCCTCAATAGGTTGTCCTCGGTTCTGTCGAGGCGACTGATCGGTGTTTTGGACTTTAGGCTGCCGTGCGGGCGATGCCAATTGTACCTGTGGAGCCATACCGGCAGTTCGGCTGCGCGGTGGTGCGAGGTCGGATAGGCGATGGCATAGGCCCATTCCCTTAGCGCGGTCTGGATGAAGCGCTCGGCCTTGCCGTTGGTCTTGGGCGTGTAGGGCCTTGTCCTGACATGCTTAAGGTCGAGATCGCGACAGGCTTTGGCGAAGGCTTTCGACCTATAGCAGGAGCCGTTGTCGGTCATGACGCGCGCAATGGTGACGCCGAGGCTTGCATAATAGGCCAACGCCGCCTTGAGGAAGGCGACGGCGCTTTCCTTCTTCTCGTCGGGCAGGATCTGCGAGAAGGCGATGCGAGAGGCGTCGTCGATGCAGACATGGACGAATTCCCATCCGGCGCCGCGCGACTTGCCCTTCTGTGGATCGCCGGTGATGCGGTGCCCGACCTGGCTGAAGCGGCCCAGCTTCTTGATGTCGATGTGGATCATCTCGCCGGGGTGCTCGCGCTCGTAGCGCCGGATCGGTTCGGCCGGCTCAATGTCCTTCAGCCGCGACAGCCCGGCACGCTTCAGCACCCGGCTGACGGTGGCGGGTGAGACGCCAACCTCCATGGCGATGTGCTTGCCGGTCAGCCGCCGGCGGCGCAATGCCATGATGCGCTCGGCCACCGCCTGTCCGGTCATCCCCGGCATGACATGAGGCCGCGACGAGCGGTCGACCATGCCGGCCCGGCCCTCGGCCTTGTAGCGCTCGACCCAGCGCGCCGCGATCTTCGCCGACACACCATACGTCCGCGCCGCATGGGCTTGGGAAAGACGACCTTCTATCACCGACAGCGCCATTTCCTCTCGACGCAGCGGCGTGAGACGGGCATTCTTGTGGATGTTCATTCGGACCCTCCGATGAGTGCTGAAGCTTGGTAACTCCAGTCTCCTCGGTCAGGTCCGAATGGACAACCCCCTGAGAGCTCACAGCTAGGGCTCTGAGGCGTAGGTCCGCGCTGCCCCTCATTGTCCTGCCGGACATTTCTCCCCGTATAGTCACGGGGAGAAAGACGCTGGCATTGATGGTGCCGGCCAGCTGATGAGCGAAGGCCAGCGCTCAGTTCCTATAGACCGGCTCCTGCTCGTCGAGGATCGCCTTCAACTCGCTGAGGTGACGATCGGCCTGGCCGGGATAGTCCTCCTGCTCCTGTGCCGCCTTTTCGGCGATGGCGTCGGAAAGCACGCGCAGCGGCCGGCCGGTCCATAGCGCCTTGATGTAGGTTTCGGCGGCGCGTTCGAAATAGAACATGCGGTTGAAGGTGTCGGCGACGGTGTCGCCAATGACCAGCACGCCATGGTTGCCCATGATCATCACCTTGTCCTTGGGGGCGGCGAAAAGCTGCGCGCAGCGCTCGCCCTCTTCCTCGAAGGCCAGCCCGCCATAGTGGCTGTCGACGACGTGGCGGTTGAAGAAGATCGCCGAGTTCTGGTCGATCGGCGGCAGCCGTGAATCGGCGAGCGATGCCAGGACGGTGGCGTGGATCGAGTGCACATGCATGACGCAGCGCGCATGGCGGACATTGCGGTGGATGGCGCCATGCAGGCCCCATGCGGTCGGATCAGGCGCGTTCGGGCCGGACAGCGTCTCGGGGTCATTGGCGTCGATCAAAAGCAGATCGCTCGCCTTGATGCGCGAGAAATGCACCTGGTTGGGGTTCATCAGGAACTGCGTGCCGTCATCATTGACCGCCAGCGAGAAATGGTTGGCCACCGCCTCATGCATGTTAAGCCGCGCTGTCCAGCGGAAGGCGGCGGCGAGATCGACGCGCTCCTCGTAGAACGGCAGATTGGTCAGCGTTTCCTTTTGCAGGCGGGCGATGCTCATCTCAAAAATCCTCCGGTTTCCGGGACAATGCCGCGACCTGACCGTGCCGGCAACCGGTATCGGTTGGTGCAGGAAAGCTGGCTCATGCCGCGGTGCTGGCGGCGGTGCCTGCCCGCAACCCGCCATGCTCGACAATGAAGTCGATGACTTCCTGCAACCCCTTGCCGCGCGACAGGTCGGTGAAGCCGAAGGGGCGCTTGCCGCGCATGCGGGCCGCGTCGCTCTCCATCACATCGAGATTGACGTTCACATAGGGCGCCAGATCGCTCTTGTTGATGACCAGGAAATCGGAGCGGGTGATGGCCGGGCCGCCCTTCCTCGGGATTTCCTCGCCCTGGCAGACAGAGATGACATAGAGCGTCAGGTCGGCGAGATCCGGCGAGAAGGTGGCGGCGAGATTGTCGCCGCCGGATTCGATGAAGATAATGTCGAGATCCGGGAATTTCCTGTTCATCTCGGCGATCGCCTGCAGGTTGATCGAGGCGTCCTCGCGGATCGCCGTGTGCGGACAGCCGCCGGTCTCGACGCCCATGATGCGGTCTTCCGGCAGAGCCTGCAGGCGCGCCAGCATCATGGCGTCTTCCTTGGTGTAGATGTCGTTGGTGACGACAGCGATGGAAAACTCATCGCGCAGCGCCTTGCAGAGCTTTTCGGTGAGCGTTGTCTTGCCCGAGCCGACGGGGCCGCCGATGCCGATGCGGAGCGGACCGTTTTGTGACGTCACGTGGGGAACTCCATGATGGCAAGAACGACGAAACCAAGCCCGATCAGCAAGCAGAGCGGTGAATAGTAGCTGATATCAAGCCGCGCGAAAGGCTGTTCGGGTGCGAGCCGCCGCCACCACGGCGTGAAGCCGACAATGCCCCGTCCAAGGAAAACCAGGCCGATCAGCAGCGCCGAGGCAGCCAGCCCCTCCTTGGGGAAAGGCGACGCGAACACACCCTCCAGCGCCATTGGCCACAGGGTGGCGAGGGCAAGACAGGCGGCAACGGCAAAACTGGCGAAAGGTGCCGGCATTTCCCGGACACCGCGAAACCCGACAACGGCGCGGGCGCATGACGCCGCGTCCCTGCCCGGCCAGACGCCGCCAATGCCCCAATAGACATGCAGCGTGGTGATCAACAGCAGAACAGCCGAAAGCGCGAAGGCGAGAATGATCATGAACGGAACAGCCTTGAGTATTGGGTCTCGTGCTTCATCGCCATGACATCCGAGACGAAGGCGCAGCCGCCGAGATCATCCAGCGTCGAGCGGGCAGCGCGGCCTGCCGTCGAGAGCGCCAGCGGCTCGAAGCCGGCAAGCAAAGCGGTCGCTCCAGTCTGGCCGACAACACCGAGCCGGATCGCTGCCTGGACAAGGTTGGAGAAGAAGGCCTGCAGGAAGCCGGCCAGCGCGTCCGGCAAGGCAATGCCATTGCCGCCGGCAACAGCGCCTACGGCAACGCAATAGGCGCATTCGGCCGGCAGGCGTGCGAGCGCCGGATTGGGCCATGCGGAAGCAGCCTTGAGGAAGGCCGCGCCCTGCAGCATGGTCTCGGCGTGACGCTCGCGCGAACCGGCCAGCGCCTCCGCAAGTGCGGTGATCTCGTCGAGATCATCGTTGCCCCGCGCCCGGCGCCAGCTCTCGGCAAACAAAACCGCGTCGTTCCAGCCGGAACCCATCTCGACCAATGTCTCCAGCCAACCCGCCAGGTCTTCGCTGTCGGCAATCAGTCCATCTTGCACGGCGCGTTCGAGACCATGGCTGTAGGCAAAGCCGCCGACCGGAAAGGCCGGCGACAGCCACGCCATCAACCGCAGCAGAGCGATATGCGGCGGCTGCTCAGTCATGGTCGTGATGGTGGCCCGCGTGGCTGTGCGAATGGGAATGCGCCTCGCCATGCGCATGGCTGTGGGCTTCCGCATGGCTGTGCGCATGCGCTTCGGTATGAGCATGGCCATGGTCGTGACCGCCAGAATAGGCGCCGCGCACCGGCTTGAAGGGTTCGGAAACATCGGTCACCGTGGCGCCCAGCCCTTCCAGCATCGCCTTGATGACGTGATCAC contains the following coding sequences:
- a CDS encoding DUF3995 domain-containing protein yields the protein MIILAFALSAVLLLITTLHVYWGIGGVWPGRDAASCARAVVGFRGVREMPAPFASFAVAACLALATLWPMALEGVFASPFPKEGLAASALLIGLVFLGRGIVGFTPWWRRLAPEQPFARLDISYYSPLCLLIGLGFVVLAIMEFPT
- a CDS encoding HAD family phosphatase, which produces MTPKAVFWDMDGTLVDSEPLHEAALVAAMRNAGLVPPDDLHERVLGVAAWPVYEMMRGEFGLDLPFDDWIQRKYEHYLPLVERLQPRPGAIEVFNELRARGVAQAVVSNSDRMIVDANLRMVGLTYPGMRTISRNDVREGKPHPEPFLRAAWLANVDPAQAVAIDDSWPGAIAGLAAGMKTIFWPEAPMAGPPGAVVINSAEELRAELGVEPQ
- a CDS encoding urease accessory protein UreF, which encodes MTEQPPHIALLRLMAWLSPAFPVGGFAYSHGLERAVQDGLIADSEDLAGWLETLVEMGSGWNDAVLFAESWRRARGNDDLDEITALAEALAGSRERHAETMLQGAAFLKAASAWPNPALARLPAECAYCVAVGAVAGGNGIALPDALAGFLQAFFSNLVQAAIRLGVVGQTGATALLAGFEPLALSTAGRAARSTLDDLGGCAFVSDVMAMKHETQYSRLFRS
- a CDS encoding IS481 family transposase, which encodes MNIHKNARLTPLRREEMALSVIEGRLSQAHAARTYGVSAKIAARWVERYKAEGRAGMVDRSSRPHVMPGMTGQAVAERIMALRRRRLTGKHIAMEVGVSPATVSRVLKRAGLSRLKDIEPAEPIRRYEREHPGEMIHIDIKKLGRFSQVGHRITGDPQKGKSRGAGWEFVHVCIDDASRIAFSQILPDEKKESAVAFLKAALAYYASLGVTIARVMTDNGSCYRSKAFAKACRDLDLKHVRTRPYTPKTNGKAERFIQTALREWAYAIAYPTSHHRAAELPVWLHRYNWHRPHGSLKSKTPISRLDRTEDNLLRLHT
- a CDS encoding class II aldolase and adducin N-terminal domain-containing protein gives rise to the protein MSIARLQKETLTNLPFYEERVDLAAAFRWTARLNMHEAVANHFSLAVNDDGTQFLMNPNQVHFSRIKASDLLLIDANDPETLSGPNAPDPTAWGLHGAIHRNVRHARCVMHVHSIHATVLASLADSRLPPIDQNSAIFFNRHVVDSHYGGLAFEEEGERCAQLFAAPKDKVMIMGNHGVLVIGDTVADTFNRMFYFERAAETYIKALWTGRPLRVLSDAIAEKAAQEQEDYPGQADRHLSELKAILDEQEPVYRN
- a CDS encoding sugar-binding transcriptional regulator; translation: MNTRQDGGSNRLDDAARAGWLYYVAGNTQDQIAATLGISRQTAQRLVSLAVSEGLIKVRVDHPIANCLELAARLKSRFALDLVEVVPSDPNSSSTTIGIAEAAAAEIERRLRSPTPIVMAIGTGRTLKAAIEQLPPMECPQHKVVSLTGNISPDGSAAFYNVIFTMADRVKARSFPMPLPVIASSPEEREMLLNQPMIQPTLALAAEADVTFIGIGDLGPKAPLYEDGFISEAELKALQKAGGIAEIVGWVYDREGRMIEGITNDRVSSAALPSREKSLVIALAMGERKLPGILAAVNRRLVNGLITDERTATALLNVS
- the ureG gene encoding urease accessory protein UreG, with the protein product MTSQNGPLRIGIGGPVGSGKTTLTEKLCKALRDEFSIAVVTNDIYTKEDAMMLARLQALPEDRIMGVETGGCPHTAIREDASINLQAIAEMNRKFPDLDIIFIESGGDNLAATFSPDLADLTLYVISVCQGEEIPRKGGPAITRSDFLVINKSDLAPYVNVNLDVMESDAARMRGKRPFGFTDLSRGKGLQEVIDFIVEHGGLRAGTAASTAA
- a CDS encoding sugar ABC transporter substrate-binding protein, with amino-acid sequence MKLRTLILGLCSTSALAFAAHAESITIATVNNGDMVRMQKLTDDFTKANPDVTLNWVTLEENVLRERVTTDIATKGGQYDVMTIGTYEVPIWAKQSWLLPLDKLGDDYDAKDIIPAIAGGLSVDGKLYAAPFYGESSFVMYRKDLMDKAGLKMPDAPTWDFIRQAADKMTDRANGVNGVCLRGKAGWGENMAFLTAMSNSFGARWFDENWKPQFDQPEWKKTLQFYVDLMKADGPEGASSNGFNENLALFQQGKCGMWIDATVAASFVSDPKNSTVADKVGYALAPDNGLGKRGNWLWAWSLAIPAGTQKAAAAEKFVAWATSKHYAELVAAKEGWANVPPGTRSSLYANADYQKAAPFAKMTLDSINAADPTHPTVKPVPYVGVQFVAIPEFQGLGTTVGQLFSAALAGQSSVDDALKQAQDAATAAMTEGGYIK
- a CDS encoding VOC family protein; the encoded protein is MTSGIHHVTLITRDVQANVDFYVGFLGLRLVKRTGGYEDARQLHLFYGDETGAPGSLVTFLVWEDGSPGRVGHGQVGEFALAIDAASTGFWLERALRFHVPVEGPTREFGETVLRLRDPDGVIVKLVGTDRPAADQSSSDIPLQHTVRGIRSATIYSETPDLTASFIQQYFGFSRTAREGTIERLVSRAGDCIDIRDATGFWPGVPGTGTADHVAFRAADIEKLNGVHDALGSLNSSETTVHDRKYFTSLYVREPSGTLLELATDGPGFGVDEPPETLGTRLFVPGDATQADDIAAMLPQFSMPGDERIIYRDLPFVHRFFVPEQPDGSTLVLLHGTGGSEADLMPLARHAAPRATLLGVRGRSTEEGVSRWFRRTSPTVFDQQDIRSEAEAFAAFVAGASTAYGLDENRTVFVGYSNGANLLAAVMVLHPGLVRNAVLLRAIAVLDDMPPADLSGSKVLMLSGRSDPYHSPALEATLQADGAELEIHAIDAGHELVAADHHTMAQWLARIVS